The following are from one region of the Nitrospirota bacterium genome:
- the lptB gene encoding LPS export ABC transporter ATP-binding protein codes for MHTLAVEKLSKRYSGKLVVDGVNLGIGSGEIVGLLGPNGAGKTTTFYMIVGMLKPDEGSITLDGEGIGHLPMYKRAEMGISYLPQEPSIFRKLTVRDNLRAVLEIKGLSEDEIKIRIEHLLDEFNLREFAERDSFRLSGGERRRAEIARSIAIEPKFILFDEPFAGIDPIAIIELKKMLKYLKDRGLGVLITDHNVRETLSITDRAYILSHGEILEEGLPEKIVSSHRVKDIYLGEEFKL; via the coding sequence GTGCATACACTTGCCGTAGAGAAACTATCCAAGAGATATAGCGGTAAATTAGTGGTCGATGGCGTCAACCTCGGTATCGGCTCAGGCGAGATAGTGGGGCTTCTTGGCCCTAATGGTGCAGGCAAGACAACCACATTTTACATGATTGTCGGAATGCTAAAGCCTGACGAAGGCTCAATTACGCTTGATGGTGAGGGCATAGGACATCTACCAATGTATAAGAGGGCAGAGATGGGTATAAGCTATCTTCCACAGGAGCCCTCTATATTCAGAAAGCTCACTGTCAGAGACAACCTGAGGGCAGTTCTGGAAATAAAGGGATTGTCTGAGGATGAGATTAAAATCCGCATAGAGCACCTCCTCGATGAGTTTAACCTCAGGGAATTTGCCGAGAGGGACAGCTTCAGGCTCTCAGGCGGTGAAAGGCGAAGGGCTGAGATAGCACGGTCTATTGCAATCGAGCCAAAGTTCATTCTTTTTGACGAGCCATTTGCAGGAATCGACCCGATTGCAATCATAGAGCTTAAAAAGATGTTAAAATATCTTAAGGACAGGGGACTTGGAGTGCTTATAACCGACCACAATGTAAGGGAAACCCTTTCGATAACCGACAGGGCATATATCCTTAGCCATGGAGAAATCCTCGAGGAAGGTCTACCCGAAAAAATAGTTTCAAGCCATAGGGTGAAAGACATATACCTTGGAGAGGAGTTCAAACTTTAA
- the raiA gene encoding ribosome-associated translation inhibitor RaiA, whose product MNIVVVGRQIEVTSVLKDYAEEKVKKFERYLSNITEAVVTLSVQKYRHKAEVLLKANGVMIQAEGITGEIYSAIDEVIEKLERQVKKFKEKMVSHRKIDKGRTSASIPVSPESPKIIKRKQFDMKPMSPDEAAMQMELLDKDFFVFTNDQSGDINVLYKRTDGNLGLIEPIK is encoded by the coding sequence ATGAACATAGTCGTTGTCGGAAGGCAGATTGAAGTAACATCGGTTCTTAAAGACTATGCAGAAGAAAAGGTAAAAAAATTCGAAAGGTATCTTTCAAATATTACCGAGGCAGTCGTAACGCTGAGCGTTCAGAAATACAGGCACAAGGCCGAGGTACTTCTAAAGGCAAACGGAGTGATGATACAGGCAGAGGGAATTACAGGCGAGATATATTCGGCAATCGATGAGGTCATCGAGAAGCTTGAAAGGCAGGTCAAAAAATTTAAGGAAAAAATGGTCTCTCATAGAAAGATAGATAAAGGCAGGACATCCGCAAGCATTCCGGTTTCTCCCGAATCCCCAAAGATTATAAAGAGAAAACAGTTCGATATGAAGCCCATGAGCCCTGATGAAGCCGCTATGCAGATGGAGCTTCTCGATAAGGACTTCTTCGTTTTTACGAATGACCAGAGCGGAGATATAAATGTCCTCTATAAGAGAACGGATGGAAATTTAGGGCTCATAGAGCCGATAAAATAA
- a CDS encoding RluA family pseudouridine synthase, whose protein sequence is MSPIEICNRDKEEMLIRVSEEDSGKRIDKLVSEKTGISRSQVHLLIDKGMVTLDGKTLKPDYRAKANAILQITIPEKPPPTLIPENIPVNIFYRDEFLAVVDKPQGMVVYPAVGHEKGTLMNALAFHIGSLEAVGGPLRPGVVHRLDKDTSGVMVVALRDDAYYGLIEQFKNKTINKQYIALVYGKLKEPRGRISSGIGRSPSDRKKMSTKAKSLKKAQTEWAVIERFRSATLLNIKLLTGRTHQIRVHFASIGNPVLGDKTYGKKTVLNGVRFSRQMLHSGLLGFVHPIIGQYMEFKSPLPEDMKKAIEDLI, encoded by the coding sequence ATGTCACCCATAGAGATATGTAACAGGGATAAAGAAGAAATGCTCATCAGGGTTTCCGAAGAAGACTCAGGCAAACGCATAGATAAATTAGTCTCTGAAAAAACAGGCATCAGCAGGTCACAGGTTCACCTGCTCATAGACAAAGGCATGGTCACACTTGACGGAAAAACTTTAAAGCCCGATTACAGGGCAAAAGCCAATGCTATTTTACAAATAACCATACCTGAGAAACCGCCCCCCACGCTCATCCCTGAGAATATTCCTGTCAATATATTTTATAGGGATGAATTCCTCGCAGTGGTCGATAAGCCACAGGGTATGGTCGTTTATCCTGCAGTAGGCCATGAAAAAGGCACACTCATGAATGCCCTTGCCTTTCACATTGGAAGCCTTGAGGCAGTTGGTGGCCCCCTAAGGCCCGGGGTTGTGCACAGGCTTGATAAGGATACCTCAGGGGTCATGGTAGTTGCACTTAGGGATGATGCCTACTATGGTCTCATCGAGCAGTTCAAAAACAAAACGATTAACAAGCAATACATTGCCCTCGTTTATGGAAAACTTAAAGAACCACGAGGAAGGATTTCATCAGGCATAGGCCGCTCGCCTTCTGACAGAAAAAAAATGTCAACAAAGGCAAAAAGCCTAAAAAAAGCACAAACCGAGTGGGCTGTTATAGAAAGGTTTCGGTCGGCAACACTCTTAAATATAAAGCTCCTTACAGGAAGGACACACCAGATAAGGGTTCATTTTGCCTCTATAGGCAATCCTGTTTTAGGAGACAAAACATATGGGAAAAAGACAGTACTGAATGGAGTGAGGTTTTCACGACAGATGCTTCATTCAGGGCTCTTAGGGTTTGTCCATCCAATTATAGGACAGTATATGGAATTCAAAAGCCCTCTTCCAGAGGATATGAAGAAAGCAATCGAGGATTTAATTTGA
- a CDS encoding response regulator — MERIKILVIDDEQTIVNSFIHYFSKRSYEITGITSSEDALVFIAQEPFDVIITDLHMSPVTGFELIDVVRRVNPKALLIVMSGRYGAEDVKGLNIDYFFEKPFVFKKIETCIKERFVLSKSA, encoded by the coding sequence ATGGAGAGAATCAAAATCCTTGTAATAGATGACGAGCAGACGATTGTGAACTCGTTTATTCATTATTTCTCCAAAAGGAGCTATGAAATCACAGGTATTACCTCATCCGAGGATGCATTGGTTTTCATTGCTCAGGAGCCATTTGATGTTATAATCACAGACCTTCACATGAGCCCTGTAACTGGCTTTGAACTCATAGATGTCGTAAGAAGGGTAAACCCAAAGGCACTTCTTATAGTCATGTCAGGCAGGTATGGAGCAGAAGATGTAAAGGGCTTGAATATAGATTATTTTTTTGAAAAGCCATTCGTTTTCAAGAAGATCGAAACCTGCATAAAAGAGAGATTTGTTTTAAGCAAAAGTGCATGA
- the lptC gene encoding LPS export ABC transporter periplasmic protein LptC: MKKILLPSALFIAIVFVVFFIGIAFKKENSNNDAIRPSGSFIEGLRIAHREGGTLRWSLSSKSALLSEDEEFAYLREVKVTLPDRDIEVSGERGTYDMESKDLSMKGDIKAWTKDYVIKTESIKLQAGHELLTEDTVVLEGKRLKIQGKGLKATHDKWILKDVTAEFF, from the coding sequence ATGAAGAAAATCTTATTGCCTTCGGCATTGTTTATTGCCATCGTCTTTGTCGTTTTCTTTATAGGTATTGCTTTTAAAAAAGAAAATAGCAATAATGATGCCATAAGGCCCTCAGGCTCATTTATCGAAGGGCTAAGGATTGCACACAGAGAAGGTGGCACCCTCCGGTGGTCACTCAGCTCAAAGTCGGCACTGCTTTCGGAGGATGAAGAATTTGCCTATCTCAGGGAGGTTAAGGTAACCCTTCCTGACAGGGACATAGAGGTATCAGGAGAGCGTGGCACTTATGACATGGAAAGCAAAGACCTCAGCATGAAAGGCGATATAAAGGCATGGACAAAGGACTATGTAATAAAGACAGAGTCTATTAAGCTTCAAGCAGGGCATGAGCTCCTTACGGAAGACACAGTTGTGCTTGAGGGTAAGAGGTTAAAGATACAGGGCAAAGGGCTTAAGGCTACACACGATAAATGGATACTTAAAGATGTCACGGCAGAATTTTTTTAG
- the rpoN gene encoding RNA polymerase factor sigma-54, translating to MALEHKLELKLLQKLILTPQLQQAIKLLQMPQLELSLTISNELVENPFLEETVEEPSGETTEGLSEADTTEANETEEDTEMPLEKMMSLSSSSVDDYFEERGLDGRDLGYFTPGTVLLPPVEQFVSKPPDLYEHLLWQLKFSGALDDIKDIGQYVIGNIDENGYLRASVEDIAKTANCSQDKATDAIRLIQTFDPLGIGAMDMRECLLIQLKSLNLEGSLAESIVLHNLEDLEKKRYANIAKHYACSIDLVIEAVKVISSLEPKPGRNFASEPPAYITPDVFVTKTEDGYRITLNDEGMPGLRINNFYRKLLLHKNSLPKEDRQYLEEKLRSATWLMKSLDHRNKTIYRVTESILKFQKGFFDAGSSLLKPMNLRDVAEDIGMHESTISRTTANKYLSCSHGILGFRFFFSTGINSDTGKVSSTAVKELIRKIISEESYKKPLSDQKIVELLKQQSITMARRTVAKYRDELKIVSQVQRKNSIKHEEAK from the coding sequence ATGGCACTCGAACATAAGCTGGAACTAAAACTCCTTCAGAAGCTTATACTAACGCCACAGCTTCAACAGGCAATAAAGCTTCTTCAGATGCCCCAGCTTGAGCTTTCCCTTACCATCTCAAATGAGCTTGTAGAAAACCCGTTTCTTGAAGAAACCGTTGAAGAACCATCCGGAGAAACTACCGAAGGGTTATCCGAGGCAGACACGACAGAGGCAAACGAAACAGAAGAAGATACAGAGATGCCCCTCGAGAAGATGATGAGCCTTTCCTCTTCTTCTGTGGACGACTACTTCGAGGAAAGAGGGCTCGATGGAAGAGACCTTGGATATTTTACCCCTGGCACTGTCCTTTTACCTCCTGTAGAGCAGTTTGTAAGCAAACCCCCAGACCTCTATGAGCACCTTCTCTGGCAGTTAAAGTTCTCGGGTGCATTGGATGATATTAAAGACATAGGTCAGTATGTTATAGGCAATATAGATGAAAACGGCTATCTAAGAGCATCGGTTGAAGATATAGCAAAAACGGCTAATTGTAGCCAGGATAAGGCAACCGATGCCATTAGACTCATACAGACATTCGACCCACTTGGCATCGGTGCAATGGACATGAGGGAGTGTTTGCTCATACAGCTTAAATCCCTTAACCTTGAAGGAAGCCTTGCAGAAAGCATCGTTTTACATAACCTTGAAGACCTCGAAAAAAAACGATACGCTAATATTGCAAAGCATTATGCCTGCTCTATTGACCTTGTCATCGAGGCAGTAAAGGTCATCTCGTCCCTTGAGCCAAAACCAGGCAGAAATTTCGCAAGCGAGCCTCCTGCTTATATCACCCCGGATGTGTTTGTTACAAAAACCGAAGATGGCTACAGAATAACCTTAAACGACGAGGGCATGCCCGGCTTGAGAATCAACAACTTCTACAGGAAACTGCTTTTACACAAAAACTCCCTTCCAAAAGAAGACAGGCAGTATCTGGAGGAAAAACTCCGCTCTGCCACATGGCTAATGAAAAGCCTTGACCACAGAAATAAGACCATTTATAGGGTTACCGAAAGCATCCTTAAATTCCAGAAAGGCTTCTTCGATGCCGGCTCATCTTTGCTTAAGCCAATGAACCTCAGGGATGTTGCCGAAGACATTGGAATGCACGAAAGCACCATAAGCAGGACAACTGCAAACAAATACCTCTCATGCAGTCATGGCATACTTGGTTTTAGATTCTTCTTCAGCACAGGCATAAATTCAGACACAGGAAAGGTCTCTTCGACTGCCGTTAAAGAATTAATCAGGAAGATAATCTCCGAGGAGTCTTATAAAAAACCTTTAAGCGACCAGAAGATAGTAGAGCTCCTCAAACAGCAAAGCATAACGATGGCAAGAAGGACTGTTGCAAAATACAGGGATGAGCTTAAGATTGTATCTCAGGTGCAGAGAAAAAACTCAATCAAACATGAGGAGGCAAAATGA
- the rapZ gene encoding RNase adapter RapZ: MKPTIVIITGLSGSGKTIALRALEDSSFISVDNLPPQMIDSFANIETSKTAIRKIAVSIDVREKEFLHEVESILSSLRQKYSISVVYLEAEIDVLIRRFKETRRPHPLYIEGKGIEDAIEAEIKLLQPLRNVSDRILDTSSYTPHQLRHLITSLFGKTNEEGIMTVTFISFGYKFGVPSNIDLLLDVRFIPNPYFVPELKDLKGSDSEVMDFVLQRSETEEFIKRLLNLLDFLIPLYIKEGRTYLTIGIGCTGGRHRSPVIVDSISSILKGKSLSVNVTHRDM; encoded by the coding sequence GTGAAACCCACAATTGTCATCATAACGGGTCTGTCAGGCTCTGGAAAGACAATTGCACTCAGGGCACTCGAAGACAGCAGCTTTATCTCGGTTGACAACCTTCCGCCACAGATGATCGATTCATTTGCAAACATAGAGACATCTAAAACTGCCATAAGGAAAATAGCAGTCAGTATCGATGTCAGGGAAAAGGAGTTCCTTCACGAAGTGGAATCCATACTTTCAAGCCTCAGACAGAAATACAGTATCTCTGTCGTTTACCTCGAGGCAGAAATAGATGTGCTCATAAGGAGGTTCAAGGAGACCAGAAGACCCCATCCCCTCTACATAGAGGGGAAAGGCATTGAAGATGCGATAGAGGCAGAGATAAAACTCCTTCAGCCCCTTAGAAATGTATCCGACAGAATACTGGATACCTCTTCGTACACACCGCACCAGCTAAGACACCTCATAACATCCCTGTTTGGCAAGACAAATGAAGAAGGTATTATGACAGTTACCTTCATATCGTTTGGGTATAAATTTGGAGTTCCAAGCAATATTGACCTTCTATTAGATGTCAGGTTTATTCCAAACCCCTATTTTGTGCCAGAGCTCAAGGACCTCAAAGGCAGTGATTCTGAAGTTATGGACTTTGTCCTTCAGAGGAGCGAAACAGAAGAATTTATAAAAAGGCTTTTAAACCTCCTCGATTTCCTTATACCCCTTTATATAAAAGAAGGAAGGACCTATCTCACAATAGGCATCGGATGCACAGGCGGAAGACACCGCTCACCCGTTATAGTGGACAGCATTTCTTCTATCTTGAAAGGGAAATCCCTGAGCGTCAATGTCACCCATAGAGATATGTAA